The DNA segment TCAGGGCCGACTTGATGTGGGCGGGCATGTCATCGGGCCCCTCGCAGGTATGGCGATAGAGGCTGGGATTTTCCTGCACCAACTGGCCAAAGAAGGTTTCAAGATCAAACCGGACATCCGGATCGGCATTTTCCTGAATGGTCAGGCTGGCCGAGGTATGACGCACAAAGATGGTCAGCTGCCCGCACGCCAGACCGGTTTGCTCCACCCATGACTGGATCGGTTCGGTGACTTCGTACAATCCCTGACCGCTGGTGGTGATTTCAAGAGTGATCTGATCTTGCGAAAGCATGGAGCCAATCCATCCTGCGATAACGTTGAATTGCCTGTGATCGTAAAGACCATAGCCGTTAATAACAAGGGCAGCGCGCGGGCTGAAACAGGCGACCAGGCAGCGTGCCACAATATTGCCACTTGACGTTAACGAGTGGCGGGCATAACGATTTGCCTGTGAACTTCTGAGTGGAAACCATTTTGCGCCTTATTTCCTGCACGCTTGTTATTCTGATTGCACTGACAGTCCTGCTGTCGGGCCAGGGAAGCGTGCATGCAGCGTCCGGCCAACCTGACGCAGGCCATCATGGTATGGTGATTGAAACCTCCTCGGTCGCCAAACCGATATCCCACGATCCGCATTCTTCACATGGCGATATTTGCGGCATGACCGTTTGCGGTCCGTATGTTGATCAACAGAACGGACTTTCGATGTTTATGCCGATTGTTTCGGCTGCGACATTCTGGATCAAGGATCGTCCGGTTGCGTCCGCGGATGCGGATGGCAACTTCCGGCCCCCGCGCGCCTGAAAATAATCCCGTCTTTTTGTAACACTTGCCGTCGCTTGTCGGATCCTGTCGGGACCTGACAGCACCATGCGCGCCTGTTTAAGCAGGGCTGCGACGGCAATCACGTTCGATGATTATTTTCAGGAGCATGATATGCCCAACTTCAAAACGTCCTTTTTCGCCCGTATTGCCATGTCGACAACCATGATCGGTGCATTGATGGCCGCACCGGGTGCGCTGTTTGCAAGCCCGAGCCACGGTCAAGGCCATGGCCATGGCGTCGGATCGACAGTTTCGGAAATCGGTGCACCGGGCAACGCCGCAGATGTCACCCGGACCATCAAGGTGGTCATGGAAGACAACTTCTTTGATGCGGAAACGATCGAGGTCCGTGCAGGTGAAACCATCCTGTTCCAGATCGAGAACAAGGGCGAGTTTGTCCATGAATTCAACATCGGTACGGCGGCGATGCATGCCAGCCATCAGCAGGAAATGATGATGATGATGGAACATGGTGCGCTTGATATCGACAAGATCCATATGGACCGGATGAAAATGGATATGGGCAACGGCATGACCATGGAACATGACGATCCCAACAGTGTCCTTCTTGAACCCGGAAAAACAGCCGAGATCATCTGGACTTTCCCGGCCGATGCAGAGCTTGAATTCGCCTGCAATGTCCCGGGTCATTATGAAAGCGGCATGATGGGCAAGGTTCGTCTTCAGTCATAGGCCAGTTGGTTTGAAGTGCCAGGGGCGGGGCAACGCCCAATGCCTCTGGCGTTTCTGCAAGTTTTTTGGAATCCATAAAATGAAAACAAACTACCTCAAAGGCGTCCTTGCGGGAGCGTTGGCGATGGTTGCCCTGTCGACTGTCAGTCGGGCGGCGACCTATGACCTGACGGTCGATTATGTCACCATCGATACCGGTGAAAGCAAAACCAAAGGCATCGGTTATAACGGTGCATCACCCGGTCCGACCTTGCGTTTCAAGGAAGGCGAGGAAGTGGTGATCAATGTCACCAATAATCTGAAAGAAGCCACCTCGATCCATTGGCATGGCTTGATCCTGCCCTATCAGATGGACGGGGTGCCGGGCATCAGTTTCCCCGGGATCGAACCGGGCGAGACATTTACCTATCGCATTCCGGTCAAGCAAAGCGGCACATACTGGTTCCACAGCCATTCCGGCTTTCAGGAACCGGACGGGGCCTATGGTTCGATCATTATCGAGCCGGAAAAACGCGAGCCTTTCAAGTTCGACCGCGAATATGTGGTGGTCCTGAAAGACAAGCATCCCCATTCGGGCGATCGCATTTTGCGCAACCTGAAAATGATGCCGGACTATTACAACCGTAAACAGCGCACGATTGGCGACTTCTTTGATGACGTTTCCAAAAACGGTCTGGGCGCGACGCTTTCGGAGCGTGGCGACTGGGGCGAGATGCGGATGATGCGGACCGACATAGAAGATGTTCAGGGCTTTGTTGGCCTGATTAACGGCATGTCACCCGAACAGAACTGGACCGGGTTGTTTACCCCGGAAGAACGGGTGCGGCTTCGTTTCATCAATGCATCGGCGATGACCTATTTCGATATCCGTATTCCGGGTCTTGAGATGACCGTGGTGCAGGCAGATGGCAATAACGTCCAGCCGGTCAAGGTCGACGAGTTCCGCATTGCGGTTGCCGAAACCTATGACGTGATTGTCCAGCCAAAGGATGACAAGGCCTATCCGATCCTTGCGGAATCGATGGGGCGGTCTGGTTATGCCTTTGCCACCCTGGCACCGCGTGAAGGAATGCGGGCTGAAATGCCAAAACTGCGCACCGACTCACCGTTGCTGACCATGGCGGATATGGGCATGGCACATGGCGATATGGGGCACGGTGATATGGCCGGAATGGATCATGGTGCCGCAGGCGACGGATCGCAGGATGCAATGCCGGGCATGGATCATTCCAATATGTCAGGCATGGACCATTCGAACATGCCGGGAATGGATCACTCAAATATGGACCACGCGAATATGGCTGGTATGGACCATTCGAACATGGCCGGGACGGATCATTCCGCCATGGGCATGGCCGACAAGGCCGATCCGTTCTATGCGGCGGGCAGTGGCCTTATTCCGGCGGCGGCCAATGGTGGCAAGTTCCTGTCTTATGGGGATCTGAAAGCACAGAAACCGCTTTATGCAGAACGCCCGGCAACGCGCGAGATCGAATTGCGCCTGACGGGTAATATGGAACGCTATAGCTGGTCGATCAATGGTGTGAAATACGAGGATGCCGATCCGATCCGCCTGAAATACGGGGAAAGGGTGCGGTTCAAATTCGTCAATGAAACCATGATGACCCATCCGATGCATCTGCATGGATTGTGGTCGATCCTTGATACCGGGCAGGGCAAGTGGAACCCGGTCAAGCACACAATCAGCATCAATCCGGGCACGACTGTCTATTCGGAAACCGAGGTCGATGAACCGGGTGAATGGGCATTCCACTGTCATCTGAGCTATCACATGGCCACCGGCATGTTCCGCAAGGTCATCGTCGAAGGCGGTCCGGCCATCACCCAGCTTGAGAACGGGAATTGATCGATCATGAAAAAACGTGAATTGATGATGATCGCCAGTGGTGTCGCATTGTCACTGGGCACCGTTCCAGGTGCTGGACTGGCAGCTGATGCCAGGGTTTACTATGGCTTTCAGGCAGAGCAGCTTGAATACCGCATGAGTGATGAAAGCGAAAAGCGCCTTGTCTGGGATGCGGATGCCTTTGTCGGAACGGACGAACTCAAACTGCGCTGGCAGGGAGAGGGCGAACGTGACCTTGATGCCGACAGTTATGAAAAGCTTGAAAACCGGTTTGTCCTGCAAACCCCGATCAGTGACTTTTTCGATGCCAAGGGTGGTGTGCGGATTGACACCCCCGAGGGCGCGGATCGCTGGTATGGCACGGTTGGTGTTGTCGGGCTTGCACCGCAATGGTTTGAAGTCGATGCGGACCTGTTCGTCAGCGAGAGGGGCGATGGCAGCGCGCGGCTTGATGTCGAATATGAGGGGCTTTTGACCAATCGGGTCACCCTGACCCCGTCGTTCGAGATCAATGCCGCCTTTTCCGAAGATCGTGAGATCGAGGTCGGGAAAGGCTTATCAAGTGCGGAGTTCGGTTTGCGACTGAGCTACGACCTGATTGATCGCGCCATCGTGCCCTATGTCGGTGTTGCCTATGAACGGAAGTTCGGTGACACCGCCGACTTTGCCAAACATGATGGCGAGGATTACGAGGCGACCTATCTGGTCACCGGGCTTCGCGTGATGTTCTAAACAACAGGCCGGGAGATGAATTCTCCCGGCCTTTTTGATTTTGCGAAAAAGCGTGATCAGGCCGCAGTTTTGAGCTCATCCTGGTCATAAAAACGAAGGGCTGTCATGGCAAGGTTGCCGAACTCGTAACTGTCATGGAGAAGATCGGGTTCGAAATCATCCGATGCAGCACCGAGCGCAACATAGAAGGGCATCAGGTGATCGTCGTCCGGATGGGCCATGGCGGCGTGGGGGGCGAGGCTTCTGTAATCAAGCAGGGCATCGATATCGCGTGCCTTGATCTTTTCCACCATCCAGTTGGTGAATTCCTTTGCCCACGGGTCAATCGGGCCTTCGTTGCGATCAAGCGCACGCAGATTGTGTGTCATCGCGCCGCTCGCCACGACCAGAACACCCAGATCGCGCAGACCACGCAGCTTTTTGCCAAGTTCGAAATGTTCGCGCGGGCCACCGTGACCGAGCATGGAAAGCTGAAAGACCGGAATATCGGCATTCGGGCGGGCAAGGATCATTGGCATCCATGCCCCGTGATCAAGGCCGCGTTTGGCATCGGTCTCACTGCCGATTTGATCAGCTATTTGTTTTGCCAGTTCCGGGTCACCGGCCACATCATAGTGCAACTGATAAAGCGGCTGCGGGAAACCGTAGAAGTCATGAATGGTTTCCTGGCGTTGCGCGGTCGAGATCGTCGGGCGTTCGGTCTGCCAGTGGGCCGAGATCATGACAATGGCACGCACGCCATCGGTCAGTTTCGAAAGCTCATCGACAAAGAAATGGAAAGCCGGGGTGCTTTGACGCGCCACCAGCATTGGCGAGCCATGGGAAATAAACATTGGCGCCAGGCTTTGTGCAGTGCTGTCAGTGTTTGCTGATGGATCAGTCATTGGAATACCTCATCGGGCTATTCAACCATTTGAATTGAATATGCGTGTCGCATCTGGCCTTGACCAGTCATCGTTCGTCAACAGTCTGTTGCCATTTTCCGGTTTTGTTTGTTTCAGCGAAACACTGATAGGGGCCTTGAGGCCAGATTTTCTGCGGGTTCGCGTCGCAAAAATGGGAAGTTCTGGGTGGGGTGCAAAGTAGGGTGACCCTATGCGTTGGCATAAGAAGCCCATTGAAAAGCGGGAGAAATAGGCGCAGGGTAAAAACAGGAAGAGTTTTCCACATATGGCTGTCAAGGTATGACGCATCAAACAAACCCCAAGTCTGCGCTGCTTGAAAGGTCGCGTTTTTCGCTTGGCGAGCTGCCAACCGCAAAACAGTTCGAGATCTGGAAAGAAAGCATCAACTGTATTTACAGTGTCGAAATGGATCGCAAAACCCGCGAGGCAGGTTTTGTGGCGAACCTTAATTCATGGCGGCATCGCGACCTTTTGATGATCGAGGCGCACAGCTGTTCACAAAGCTTTTCACGCACATCGCAAATGATCGCCGCCGACGGGATGGATCATTACAACATCCAGCTTTACACCGATGGCGGGGTAAAATCCGAGATCGGCATTGGCGGAGATGTTCTTCAACCCGGTGGGTTGCTGCTGCTTGATCTTTCGCAGCGGACTGAGGCGCAGACCAGCGATGGCTTCAAGTCGATGCATCTGTTTTTGCCGCGGCATCTGGTCGAGGATCATCTGACCCATCCTGATGATCACAATCTGCGTTTCCTGTCCGAGCGTGACCCGCTGGTCAGCATCCTGTTTCAGCAAATTCTGGCGCTTAATCGCTATATCAACGAGCTTGCCGATCATGAAATATCGGTGTTGCAGAAAACGATCGTCATGATGCTGTCGGCCTGCCTGAATGCCGCAGACGGAGGGACCCGTTCCACCGATGCAATGCGCCGTGATATCGAAAAAGGTGTGATGATCCGGCGATATTTTCGGCAAAATCTGTTCGCGGCGGAATTGACCGCGGACAAGGCCGCCAATGACCTTGGCCTGTCACGATCAAGCCTTTATCAGTTGTTTGAAAAACATGGCGGGGTTAAAAACTATCTGCGTGAGATGCGGCTGCGCCATGCCCTGAAACTGCTGGGCGACCCCAAAGAACGGCGGCGGTCAATGTATGACATTGCGCTGGAATGTGGCTATGAAACCGATGCCGGGTTTATCCGGGCGTTCCGCGCGAAATACGGTGTTACGCCAGGTGATATCAGGGCCGGACATCGGCCGCATGCGCACCATGCTGGTGATGGTGTTGATAAGCGCTACGAGAACTGGCTGCATACGCTGGCGTAATGCGGTGGTCTGAGGAGCATAGGGAGGATAGTCGGGGAATTGATGCCACTGCCCACGGGACTTTGCCGGTGGACAGTGGCGGAAGTCTTATCGTTTGCCACCCATGATGAGCAACAGCAAGCCACCGATCACGCTGGCAATACCGCCAATCAGATACCAGACCGTTTCGTCGGTATAGCGGCCAAGGAAAGTTTCCGAAAGCTGATCGACGGCACTTTCGGATGCGTTATAGCCCGTCACCAAAAGGGCAACACCGACTACAAGGGCGACAACGCCCAGAATACGGCCAAGGGACATGATGTTTGCTCCTGTCTTTATCTGTTTTGGGTGGCGCCGTCCTGTGCAAGGGGGCATGGCAGGCGCCAACATATTGAACAGAAAAGATAACGCACGATCCCGATGCTTGTTCCCGACGGGGCACGTTCGATCAGGACAATGCGGAAATCACATCAGAACTCTGGGTAAGCGAACAATATTCAGAGGCCAGCACAGCGGCATAAAGATCAAACACGTCCTGTGCCGGGAAGGTCTTGCCGTTGGCGTCCGTTACATCAATCGCCGTGGTGCCATCCAGAACCAGCCAGTTTTCAAAGCCACGGCAATGGGCCATGCGGATGGTGACATCCATGGAATTGTGGATAACCACACCGGTAAAGATCAGGCGTTTGATGCCGCGGTCATGCAGATGTTTTTCAAGTGATGTGTCGACAAAGGCACAGTTTTGCTGTTTGGCAATCACGGTTTCGCCGTCGATGGGCAATGCTTCGTCTTTAAACGGTTGTCCGGGACCGTTGACATAGAAGCTTGAGGCCGGGTTGGCTTCTTCGTGGCGCACGTGAATGACAGGCAGGTTTCTTGCACGAAATTCCGACAACAGCTTTGCAATCACATCTGCATAGCCGGGATTGTTTTTGGAATTCCAGCGCGGATCATCAATGGCCTTTTGCACATCAAGGACGATGAGGGCGGTGTCTTTTCCAAGCGT comes from the Thalassospira sp. ER-Se-21-Dark genome and includes:
- a CDS encoding secondary thiamine-phosphate synthase enzyme YjbQ, with protein sequence MLSQDQITLEITTSGQGLYEVTEPIQSWVEQTGLACGQLTIFVRHTSASLTIQENADPDVRFDLETFFGQLVQENPSLYRHTCEGPDDMPAHIKSALTDVSLTIPVSNGRAVLGTWQGIYLFEHRRAPHHRKVTLHLIGE
- a CDS encoding plastocyanin/azurin family copper-binding protein — translated: MPNFKTSFFARIAMSTTMIGALMAAPGALFASPSHGQGHGHGVGSTVSEIGAPGNAADVTRTIKVVMEDNFFDAETIEVRAGETILFQIENKGEFVHEFNIGTAAMHASHQQEMMMMMEHGALDIDKIHMDRMKMDMGNGMTMEHDDPNSVLLEPGKTAEIIWTFPADAELEFACNVPGHYESGMMGKVRLQS
- a CDS encoding copper resistance system multicopper oxidase, with amino-acid sequence MKTNYLKGVLAGALAMVALSTVSRAATYDLTVDYVTIDTGESKTKGIGYNGASPGPTLRFKEGEEVVINVTNNLKEATSIHWHGLILPYQMDGVPGISFPGIEPGETFTYRIPVKQSGTYWFHSHSGFQEPDGAYGSIIIEPEKREPFKFDREYVVVLKDKHPHSGDRILRNLKMMPDYYNRKQRTIGDFFDDVSKNGLGATLSERGDWGEMRMMRTDIEDVQGFVGLINGMSPEQNWTGLFTPEERVRLRFINASAMTYFDIRIPGLEMTVVQADGNNVQPVKVDEFRIAVAETYDVIVQPKDDKAYPILAESMGRSGYAFATLAPREGMRAEMPKLRTDSPLLTMADMGMAHGDMGHGDMAGMDHGAAGDGSQDAMPGMDHSNMSGMDHSNMPGMDHSNMDHANMAGMDHSNMAGTDHSAMGMADKADPFYAAGSGLIPAAANGGKFLSYGDLKAQKPLYAERPATREIELRLTGNMERYSWSINGVKYEDADPIRLKYGERVRFKFVNETMMTHPMHLHGLWSILDTGQGKWNPVKHTISINPGTTVYSETEVDEPGEWAFHCHLSYHMATGMFRKVIVEGGPAITQLENGN
- a CDS encoding copper resistance protein B; the protein is MKKRELMMIASGVALSLGTVPGAGLAADARVYYGFQAEQLEYRMSDESEKRLVWDADAFVGTDELKLRWQGEGERDLDADSYEKLENRFVLQTPISDFFDAKGGVRIDTPEGADRWYGTVGVVGLAPQWFEVDADLFVSERGDGSARLDVEYEGLLTNRVTLTPSFEINAAFSEDREIEVGKGLSSAEFGLRLSYDLIDRAIVPYVGVAYERKFGDTADFAKHDGEDYEATYLVTGLRVMF
- a CDS encoding class III extradiol ring-cleavage dioxygenase — encoded protein: MTDPSANTDSTAQSLAPMFISHGSPMLVARQSTPAFHFFVDELSKLTDGVRAIVMISAHWQTERPTISTAQRQETIHDFYGFPQPLYQLHYDVAGDPELAKQIADQIGSETDAKRGLDHGAWMPMILARPNADIPVFQLSMLGHGGPREHFELGKKLRGLRDLGVLVVASGAMTHNLRALDRNEGPIDPWAKEFTNWMVEKIKARDIDALLDYRSLAPHAAMAHPDDDHLMPFYVALGAASDDFEPDLLHDSYEFGNLAMTALRFYDQDELKTAA
- a CDS encoding helix-turn-helix domain-containing protein — protein: MTHQTNPKSALLERSRFSLGELPTAKQFEIWKESINCIYSVEMDRKTREAGFVANLNSWRHRDLLMIEAHSCSQSFSRTSQMIAADGMDHYNIQLYTDGGVKSEIGIGGDVLQPGGLLLLDLSQRTEAQTSDGFKSMHLFLPRHLVEDHLTHPDDHNLRFLSERDPLVSILFQQILALNRYINELADHEISVLQKTIVMMLSACLNAADGGTRSTDAMRRDIEKGVMIRRYFRQNLFAAELTADKAANDLGLSRSSLYQLFEKHGGVKNYLREMRLRHALKLLGDPKERRRSMYDIALECGYETDAGFIRAFRAKYGVTPGDIRAGHRPHAHHAGDGVDKRYENWLHTLA
- a CDS encoding DUF3185 family protein, with protein sequence MSLGRILGVVALVVGVALLVTGYNASESAVDQLSETFLGRYTDETVWYLIGGIASVIGGLLLLIMGGKR
- a CDS encoding isochorismatase family protein; its protein translation is MVLSTLGKDTALIVLDVQKAIDDPRWNSKNNPGYADVIAKLLSEFRARNLPVIHVRHEEANPASSFYVNGPGQPFKDEALPIDGETVIAKQQNCAFVDTSLEKHLHDRGIKRLIFTGVVIHNSMDVTIRMAHCRGFENWLVLDGTTAIDVTDANGKTFPAQDVFDLYAAVLASEYCSLTQSSDVISALS